The following are encoded in a window of Castanea sativa cultivar Marrone di Chiusa Pesio chromosome 5, ASM4071231v1 genomic DNA:
- the LOC142634711 gene encoding zinc finger BED domain-containing protein RICESLEEPER 2-like produces the protein MKYLKGSESRMCRFDECAKLVGMKRTKGLRLDVCTKWNATYDMIDSAMRYRFVLNRLAEEDANFKHCPSRNEWNRVERITQFLKPFYDITTLFSGIDYPTTNLYFQGVSQIELLLLEEMESQDSFISNMAEQMKVEFDKYWDSYSVVLACAIVLDPRYMLDYVDYIFKKIEPIEYIAKMKVDSVETTLYKLFQNMNALSL, from the coding sequence ATGAAATATCTTAAAGGATCAGAGAGTAGAATGTGTAGATTTGATGAATGTGCAAAACTAGTTGGTATGAAGAGAACAAAGGGTTTACGTTTAGATGTGTGTACAAAATGGAATGCAACATATGACATGATTGATAGTGCTATGAGATATCGTTTTGTGTTGAACCGTTTAGCAGAGGAAGATGCTAATTTCAAGCATTGTCCATCAAGGAATGAATGGAATAGAGTTGAAAGGATAACTCAGTTTTTGAAACCTTTCTATGACATTACAACTCTATTTTCTGGAATTGATTACCCTACAACAAATCTATATTTTCAAGGAGTGTCTCAAATTGAATTGCTCTTACTTGAAGAAATGGAGAGCCAAGATTCATTTATCAGTAATATGGCAGAACAGATGAAAGTTGAATTTGACAAATATTGGGATTCTTATAGTGTGGTGCTAGCTTGTGCCATTGTTCTTGATCCAAGGTATATGTTGGATTATGTGGActatattttcaagaaaatagaGCCAATTGAATACATTGCTAAAATGAAGGTGGACAGCGTTGAGACTACATTGTATAAGCTTTTTCAGAATATGAATGCCCTAAGCCTATGA